The proteins below are encoded in one region of Salvelinus namaycush isolate Seneca chromosome 32, SaNama_1.0, whole genome shotgun sequence:
- the LOC120026812 gene encoding protein MTSS 1-like, which yields METVIERECSALGGLFQTVIGDMKSSYPVWDDFISKAGKLQSQLRTTVVAVAAFLDAFQKVADLATGSRGGTRDIGSALTRMCMRHRSIEAKLRQFSMVFIDCLINPLQDQMEEWKRVANTLDKDHAKEYKKARQEIKKKSSDTLKLQKKAKKGRGDIQPQLDNAMQDISDKYLFLEETEKQAVRKALVEERSRFCTFVSMLRPVVEEEMSMLGEITHLQTLTDDLKALTMDPHKLPPASEQVILDLKGSESSWSYHTPPSSPSTIASRKSSMCSSLNSVNSSDSRSSGSHCHSPTSHYRYRSSALPQQGPARLSSVSSHDSGFISQDAYQSKSPSPMPSDTNPQTSGSSSSAVSETCQPVSEGSCSSSSSSSPASSKETCSSTRVEQDWAKPGPYDQPMVNTLRRTKEKRETPNPSSPQATTPGDEPQRAKGTNAVITAKQEEAEAHEELALALARGLQLDIQHSSRDSLQCSSGYSTQNTTPCCSEDTIPSQVSDYDYFSVGGDQETDQPDFNKSSTIPRNSDISQSYRRMFQAKRPASTAGIPPTAPSPGSIVTPGVATIRRTPSSKPNLRRSSGGLGLGPIPIKTPMIPVKTPTVPEHPRLFFRGESEGAGPLSPLSSAGDNGLVSPKAPWNAQASSDPPTPPPQPGSRLSEWDREALPEVQEEEPGCGEGEDVLLAIRRGVKLKKTMSNDRSAPRIV from the exons GCGGCACCAGAGACATCGGTTCAGCCCTCACCAGGATGTGTATGAGACACCGGAGCATCGAGGCCAAGCTCAGGCAGTTCTCCAT GGTTTTCATCGACTGCTTGATTAACCCTCTGCAAGACcagatggaggagtggaagagagtGGCCAACACGCTGGACAAGGACCACGCCAAAG AGTACAAGAAAGCCCGTCAGGAGATCAAAAAGAAATCCTCCGACACTCTCAAGCTGCAGAAGAAGGCAAAGAAAG GCCGGGGGGACATCCAGCCACAGCTGGACAATGCCATGCAGGACATCAGTGATAAGTACCTGTTTCTGGAGGAGACGGAGAAGCAGGCGGTCAGGAAGGCCctggtggaggagaggagccGCTTCTGCACCTTCGTCTCCATGCTGAGGCCCGTTGTG GAAGAGGAGATGTCCATGTTGGGGGAGATCACTCACCTGCAGACCCTCACTGATGACCTGAAGGCTCTGACCATGGACCCGCACAAGCTGCCCCCCGCCAGCGAGCAG GTCATTCTGGACCTGAAGGGATCTGAGAGCAGCTGGTCCTACCAtacccctccttcctcccccagCACCATAGCATCCAGGAAGTCCAGCATGTGCAG TAGTCTGAACAGCGTCAACAGCAGCGACTCTCGCTCCAGCGGCTCTCACTGCCACTCCCCCACCTCCCACTACCGCTACCGGAGCTCCGCCCTCCCTCAGCAAGGGCCCGCCCGCCTCTCCAGTGTCTCCTCCCATGACTCTGGCTTCATCTCCCAGGATGCCTACCAGTCCAAGTCTCCCTCGCCCATGCCCTCTGACACCAACCCACAG ACCTCTGGCTCTTCATCCTCGGCCGTCTCCGAGACTTGCCAGCCTGTCAGTGAGGgcagctgctcctcctcctcctcctcctcacctgcCTCCTCTAAGGAGACCTGCTCCAGCACTAGGGTGGaacag GACTGGGCCAAGCCAGGGCCCTACGACCAGCCCATGGTGAACACCCTGAGGAGGACCAAGGAGAAGAGGGAGACTCCAAATCCCAGCAGCCCCCAGGCCACCACACCAGGGGACGAGCCCCAGAGAGCCAAGGGAACCAATGCAGTCATAACAGCCAAG CAGGAGGAGGCGGAGGCCCATGAGGAGCTGGCCCTGGCTCTGGCCCGCGGGTTGCAGCTGGATATCCAGCACTCCAGCAGGGACTCCCTGCAGTGCTCCAGTGGCTACAGCACCCAGAACACCACACCCTGCTGCTCTGAGGACACCATACCCTCACAAG TGTCCGACTACGACTACTTCTCCGTGGGTGGCGACCAAGAGACGGACCAGCCCGACTTCAACAAGTCCTCCACCATCCCCCGCAACAGTGACATCAGCCAGTCCTACCGCCGCATGTTCCAGGCCAAGCGGCCGGCCTCCACAGCGGGCATCCCCCCCACAGCCCCCTCCCCCGGCAGTATTGTCACCCCCGGGGTGGCCACCATCCGCCGCACGCCCTCCTCCAAGCCCAACCTGCGGCGGTCCTCCGGAGGCCTGGGTCTGGGCCCCATCCCCATCAAGACCCCCATGATCCCTGTCAAGACGCCCACTGTTCCCGAGCACCCCAGGTTGTTCTTcagaggagagagcgagggagcggGACCGCTGAGCCCACTCTCTTCAGCGGGGGACAACGGCTTGGTGTCTCCCAAGGCACCCTGGAATGCTCAGGCCTCCTCCGATCCACCCACTCCCCCACCTCAGCCTGGTAGTAGGCTGTCAGAGTGGGACCGTGAGGCCTTGCCAGAGGTTCAAGAGGAGGAGCCTGGCTGCGGCGAGGGGGAAGATGTGCTCTTGGCCATACGGCGAGGGGTCAAACTGAAGAAGACGATGTCCAACGACCGGTCGGCGCCGCGAATAGTGTGA
- the LOC120027187 gene encoding NADH dehydrogenase [ubiquinone] 1 beta subcomplex subunit 9-like, translating to MVSRSLASLRDGHVFYFAKREQWKNLREQSWDREVQELQGVTPAIGPKSEALPPARKDGDLPPLWWQYVTRPRERPV from the exons ATGGTGTCTAGATCACTGGCATCCCTCAGAGACGGCCATGTATTCTACTTTGCCAAGAGGGAGCAGTGGAAGAACCTGCGAGAACAGAGCTGGGACAGAGAG GTCCAGGAGCTGCAGGGAGTGACCCCTGCCATTGGGCCCAAGTCGGAGGCCCTACCCCCAGCCCGCAAGGACGGCGACCTGCCCCCTCTGTGGTGGCAGTACGTCACCCGCCCCAGGGAGCGCCCCGTCTAA